A genomic region of Mus musculus strain C57BL/6J chromosome 7, GRCm38.p6 C57BL/6J contains the following coding sequences:
- the Kctd21 gene encoding BTB/POZ domain-containing protein KCTD21 isoform X1, whose amino-acid sequence MSDPITLNVGGKLYTTSLATLTSFPDSMLGAMFSGKMPTKRDSQGNCFIDRDGKVFRYILNFLRTSHLDLPEDFQEMGLLRREADFYQVQPLIEALQEKEVELSKAEKNAMLNITLKQRVQTVHFTVREAPQIYSLSSSSMEVFNANIFSTSCLFLKLLGSKLFYCSNGNLSSITSHLQDPNHLTLDWVANVEGLPEEEYTKQNLKRLWVVPANKQINSFQVFVEEVLKIALSDGFCIDSSHPHALDFMNNKIIRLIRYR is encoded by the coding sequence ATGTCTGACCCCATTACACTGAATGTTGGGGGGAAGCTCTACACAACCTCACTGGCAACCCTGACCAGCTTCCCCGACTCCATGCTGGGGGCCATGTTCAGTGGGAAGATGCCCACCAAGAGGGACAGCCAGGGTAACTGCTTCATTGACCGTGATGGCAAAGTGTTCCGCTATATCCTCAACTTCCTGCGGACCTCTCACCTGGATCTGCCAGAGGACTTCCAGGAGATGGGTCTGCTGCGCAGGGAAGCCGACTTCTACCAGGTACAGCCCCTGATCGAGGCCCTGCAGGAAAAAGAGGTAGAACTCTCCAAGGCGGAGAAGAATGCCATGCTTAACATCACCCTGAAGCAGCGCGTGCAGACGGTCCACTTCACCGTGCGGGAGGCACCACAGATCTACAGCCTGTCGTCTTCCAGCATGGAGGTGTTCAACGCCAACATCTTCAGCACGTCCTGCCTCTTCCTCAAACTCCTTGGCTCTAAGCTCTTCTACTGCTCCAATGGCAATCTCTCCTCCATCACCAGCCACTTGCAGGACCCTAACCATCTGACTCTTGACTGGGTAGCCAATGTGGAAGGCCTTCCAGAGGAAGAGTACACCAAGCAGAACCTGAAAAGGCTGTGGGTGGTCCCTGCCAACAAGCAGATCAACAGCTTCCAGGTCTTTGTGGAGGAGGTGCTGAAGATCGCTCTGAGTGATGGGTTCTGCATTGACTCTTCCCACCCACACGCTCTGGACTTCATGAACAATAAGATCATTCGGTTAATCCGGTACAGGTAA